The genomic region GTCGCGCTCCTGGTGGTGCTGCTGATCCTTGTCGCGTTCGTCCAGCCCGACTTCCTCGCGCCGTCGTCGCTGATGTCGTTCCTCGGGCGGTCGGCGCCGATCATCCTGCTCGCCGCCGGTCAGTACTTCGTGATCGTCTGCGGAGAGTTCGACCTCTCCGTCGGCTCGCTGGTCACGGCGCAGGTCGTCGTCGCGGCCCGGCTCATCGACAGCGACCCGTCGCGCACCTGGCCGGTGGTCGTGCTGCTGCTCGCCGGCGGCGCGCTCGTCGGGTTGGTCAACGGCCTGGTGACCACGGTGCTGCGGGTGCCGTCCTTCATCACCACTCTCGGCATGTTCCTGATCCTCGTCGGCGCCGTGTACCTGTGGTCCGACGGCGCTCCCAAGGGCGGGCTCTCCGAGGAGTTCCGCCGCTTCGGCCGACGCGCCATCGAGGACGTGCCGCTGCTGGGCCGGATCCCGTACGCGCTGCTCGTCCTGGTGGTCGTCGCCGCGGTCGCCGTCGTACTGACGCGCTCCGACTTCGGTCGCACACTTGTCGCCGTCGGCGACAATCCGCGCACCGCCGAGCTGAGCGGCGTACGGGTCGTGCGTACCAAGACGATCGCGTTCATGCTCAGCGGTCTCGCGGCGGCGGTCGCGGCGATCCTCCTGGGCGGGTACAGCGGCGTGTCGTTCCAGGCCGGCGTCGGCCTGGAGTTCGGGGCGATCACCGCGGTCGTGCTCGGTGGGGTCGCCCTCGGCGGCGGTCGCGGCTCGGTCGTCGGGGCGATGCTCGGTGCGCTGACCCTCGAGACGCTCTTCGCGCTCATGAACTTCACAGGCGTCTCCGGCGCTCTCAGATCCACCGTCCAGGGCGTGATCATCCTGCTCGCCGTGGCGGTCTCGTCCCTGCGTTCCTCCTCCTCCCGATAAAGGTGATTCGATGAGACGATCCATGACCGCTCTGGCCGCGGTGAGTGTCCTGGTGCTGGCGGGGTGCGCCACCGACGAGCCGACCGCGTCCCCCTCCGGCACCGCCTCCGCGGCGGCCGGGTCGGGGACCGGTGAGCAGTCCAAGTTCTTCGTGCAGGCCGACTACGACAACGAGCTGGCGCTGCTCGACGCCGCACCGACGGGCCCGGCCGACAAGCCGTGGGAGCAGGTGCTCAACCCGAAGATGGTGGACACCGCGAAGTACAGGAAGCCCGGCAAGCACAAGATCTGCTTCTCCAACGCGGCGCTGAACAACCCCTGGCGGCAGGTCGGGTTCAAGACCATGCAGGCCGAGGTCGAGGCGCAGCGGAGCCGGATCAGCGAGTTCGTGCACGTCGACGCCGAGGGCAAGGACCAGAAGCAGATCGCCGACATCAACGATCTGCTCGGCAAGAAGTGCGACGCCCTCATCGTCTCGCCGAACACCACAGCCACGCTCACCCCGGCGGTCGAGGCGGCCTGCCAGGCGGGCCTTCCGGTGGTCGTCTTCGACCGGGGGGTCAACACCACCTGTCCGGTGACCTTCATCAACCCGGTGGGCGGCTACGGCTTCGGCCACGTGGGCGCGGAGTTCGTCAGCCAGAAGATGAAGCCCGGCGGCAAGGTGCTGGCCCTGCGCATCCTGCCCGGCGTCGACGTGCTGGAGACCCGCTGGTCGGCCGCGAAGATCGCCCTGGACAAGGCGAAGGTCAACGTCGTCGGGGTCGAGTTCACCGACGGTGACCCGGCCAAGACCAAGAAGATCGTGAACGACTACATCCAGCGGTACGGCACGATCGACGGGGTCTGGATGGACGCCGGAGCGGTCGCCGTGGCGGCGGTCGAGGCGTTCCAGGACGCCGGCAAACCCGTACCGCCGATGAACGGTGAGGACCAGCTCGACTTCCTGAAGCTGTGGAAGGACAAGAAGCTCACCGCCATCGCGCCGACGTATCCGACGTACCAGTGGCGGACGCCGATCATCGCCGCGCTGAGCATCCTCGACGGCACCCAGGTGTCCAACCCGTGGAAGCTGCCGCAGCCGACGATCACCCAGGACAACCTGGACCAGTACCTCGACGCCAGCATGCCGCCGCTGCACTACGCGATGTGTGGCTGCACCGACCTGCCGGGCTACCCCCAGCGCTGGAAGTAGGTTTGCGGTGTACGCCATCGGCGTCAACCCCTGGGTGTGGGCCTCGCCCGTCGACGACGAGGCCCTCGCCGAGCTGATCCCGCGGATCGCCTCGTTCGGGTTCGACGCGGTCGAACTGCCGATCGAGCAGCCCGGCGACTGGGACCCGGCGCGCACCAGGGACCTGCTGGCCGCGCACGGTCTCGTCGCGGTCGGTGTCTGCGCTGTCACCCCGCCCGGGCGGGACCTGGTGGACGCGGCGCCGGCCGTCGTCGAGTCGACAGTCGCGTACCTCATGGGGTGTGTGGCGAGCGCGGCGGCCGTGGGCGCGCCGTGCGTCGGCGGGCCGGTGTACGCCGCGGTGGGCCGCACCTGGCGGATGTCGCCGGCGGAGCGTGCGGCCTGCTACGCCGACTTTCGGCGGGCCTTGACGCCGGTGGCCGAGCGGGCCGGCGAGTGCGGTGTGAGCATCGGTGTCGAGGCGTTGAACCGCTACGAGACGAGCGTGGTCAACACCATCGAGCAGACGGTCGACCTGATCGACGGCCTGCCCGCGAACGTCGGCATCATGATCGACACCTATCACATGAACATCGAGGAGTCCGATCCCTACGCCGCGCTCGCGCTTGCCGGCCCGCACATCAAGCACGTCCAGGTCAGCGGCACCGACCGCGGCGCCCCAGGCGCGGATCACTTCGACTGGCCCCGCTTCTTCACCGTCCTGCGGGGCACCGGCTACCAGGGTGCGGTCTGCATCGAGTCGTTCACGGCCGACAACGCGACGATCGCCACCGCGGCGTCGATCTGGCGTCCCCTGGCCGCCTCGCAGGACCGCCTCGCCATCGACGGCCTGCACCACCTGCGCAAGGTCGTCGCCTGACCCGGCGACGGCTCGCCCGTGGTGTTAGCGCTAACGCCCATCCGCCCCCGAACCCGCCTCGCTGAGGCGTTTCCCCCACCACCCCCGTCACCCCAGGAGACCGTCCCATGTCCGTCCCATCAACCATCTCCGTGGCACGCCGGCTTCTCGCCGGCGCCGCCGCGGCGGCGGTGACCGCTCTGGTCGCCGTGACCGCCTCGGCGTCTCCGGCCCTCGCGGCCACCACCACCCTCTATGCGTCCCCCAACGGCACGGGCACCACCTGCACCTCCGCCCAGCCCTGCTCGTTGACGGCGGCGCAGACCGCCGTGCGGTCGCTCAACAGCACGATGTCCGGCGACATCGTCGTGGAGTTGGCCGACGGCGTGTACCGGCTCGCGGCGCCGTTCCGGCTCACCGCCGCCGACTCCGGTAACAACGGCTACCAGGTGATCTGGCGGGCTGCGGCCTCGGCCCGACCGACGATCAGCGGCGCCCGGGCGGTCACCGGGTGGTCCCTCGTCGACTCCGGCAAGAACATCTGGCGGGCCAGCGTCCCGGCCGGGATCGACAGCCGCCAGCTCTACGTCAACGGCGCCATCGCCACCCGGGCGCGCACGGCGGTGAACAGGTCCGACTTCACGTTCACCACGTCGGGCATGCGGTTCAGCAACAGCGCGCTGAGCTACCTCAACAACGTCGGCAACCAGAACCGGGTCGAGGTGGAGAGCGTCGGCTCGTTCACCGACAGGTACTCGCCTGTGCAGAGCATCAGCGGCAACTTCCTGACCATGCAGCAGCCGGCCTGGAACAACAACACGTTCGGCTTCGACACCCTGTCCCGCCCCCACCGGGCCGGCCCGTTCTACCTGGCCAATGCGTACGAGTTCCTCGACTCGCCGGGGGAGTGGTATCTCAACCCCGGCAGCGGTCAGCTCAACTACATCCCCCTCTCCGGGCAGAACATGAGCAGCGTCAGCGTGGAGCTGCCGCAGCTGCAGTCCCTGGTCAACGTCGGCGGCACGTACGACGCGCCGGCGCACCACATCTCGTTCAGCGGGATCACCTTCACCGGCACCAGCTGGCTCGGCCCGAGCGGCAGCAACGGTTTCGCCGACCAGCAGACCGGCGCGCACATCGTCGGCACCTGGGCCCGTCCGTCCGACGCGTTGACCTCCTGCCAGGAGGGCTGCCCGCTGTTCGAGGCCACCCGCCCGAGCTGGGCCCAGATGCCGGCCGCCGTGCAGGTCTCCGCCGCCAACACCATCGCCTTCAGTGACTCCCAGTTCGTCAACCTGGGGCAGACGGCCATCGGTATCGGCAACGACGCCAACGCCCACGCCAGCGGCGTCGGCCTGGGCGTCAACAACATCACCGTCACCCGCTCCGAGATCGCCCGCAACTCGGCCGGCGGCGTCGTGGTCGGCGGCGTGCGCGCCGACGCCCACCACCCCAGCGACCAGCGGATGGTCAACCGGAACGTCACGATCAGCAACAACCGGGTGCACGATCTCGGTCTGGAGTACCGCGGCGTGGTCTCGATCCTGACCACCTACGTGAACACCTCGCTGGTCTCGCACAACGAGGTGTACAACATGCCGTACACCGGCATGTCGGTCGGCTACGGCTGGGGCGCCAACGACGCCGGCGGTAGCCAGCACTACGCGAACCGGGGCCTGTACAACTACCAGCCCCGCTACTCGACGGCGACCACCGCCGCCAACAACCAGGTCATCGGCAACTACGTGCACGACGTCATGCAGCAGATGACCGACGGCGGGTGCATCTACACGCTGTCGGCGAACCCGGGCGGGTTGATCTCCGAGAACTACTGCCTGCGGACCAACGGCTGGTTCGGGCTCTACTTCGACGAGGGCTCGCGCTACTACACCGCCCGTAACAACGTGTTCTCCTCCGTCGGCACCTGGGCCACCGCCAACTACTACTACGCCGAGAACATGGGCAACTTCACGGTCACCAACAACTGGTCGACCAGCAGCGGCACGAACGTGACGAACGGCGACCGCGGCAACGTCGTCAACAGCAACGTCACGGTCTCGAACGGCAACTGGCCGTCCGGCGCGCAAACGGTCATCAGCTCCGCAGGCGTGCAGAGCGGCGGCAGCACCAATCCGCAGAACGTGCAGCTCGTCGGCGTCCAGTCGGGTCGCTGCGCCGAGATCGGCAACTCCAGCACCACAAACGGCACGCAGGCCCAGATCTGGGACTGCATCAGTGGCGCCGCCAACCAGCGGTGGACCCAGACCGCGAGTCGGCAGCTGATGGTGTACGGCACCAAGTGCCTGGACGCCTCCGGTCAGGGCACGGCCAACGGCACGGCCGTGGTGATCTGGGACTGCAACGGCCAGGCCAACCAGCAGTGGAACGTCAACGCCAACGGCACGATCACGGGCGCGCAGTCGGGCCTCTGCCTGGACGCCAACGGCGCCGGGACGGCGAACGGCACGAAGCTCATCCTCTGGGCGTGCAACGGCGGCACCAACCAGCAGTGGCAGTTGCGCAGCTGAGATCTGGTTCGCCCCGGCCGGCCGCACCCCGGCCGGGGCGACCCGGCAGCGGGCCCCCGACCTGGCGGGCCCACCGGCTGCTGCCGGTCATCGACCAGCGGCTGTGTTAACGCTAACCCGAACAGGTCACCAACCAGCAGTGGCACAGCAACCGCCACCGGTCGATCTTCGCCTCCCACTGACGAGGTGGTACCGGGGCGGAGGTCAACTCGGGTGGTACGAGTGGGACGCGGTGGTCCTTCTCGCAGTTCCAGCGATCCTGCTCGGCGACCGCGACACCGTCGCGCCGACGTCCGAGCGTCGACGCGCGGTGGCCTGTTGACGGCTCGCCGGCAGGGGCGGTTTCCGGTCACGCGACCGGATGCCGCCCCTGTGTTCGTACGGAGACAGTGCGTCGATACATGGAAGTAGTTGAATTCGACGTAACGGCTCCGTAATATGACCGGCGTCCGCTGTTAACGCTAACAGTGGGCTCGTAGACACCATGACGCCCGCCTCATCCGGGCCGCTGTCCCCGGTGGACGGCATCACGAAGGGATGCTCCCGCATGAAGCGAAACGTCCGAGCCCGGTACTGGGGGCGGGCGGCGGCGGCCGGGCTGCTCGTGGCCGCCGCCCTCGTGGGCCTGCGCGCCCCCGGTGCACAGGCGCTGGAGAACGGCGTCGCCCGGACACCCCCGATGGGGTGGAACAGCTGGAACTCGTTCGGCTGCAACATCAACGAGGGGCTGATCCGGCAGACTGCCGATGCGATGGTCAGCAACGGCATGCGCGATCTGGGCTACCAGTACGTCGTGGTCGACGACTGCTGGTTCAACCCGAACCGCGACAGCTCCGGCAACCTCCAGGGCGACCCCACCCGTTTCCCCAGCGGGATGAAGGCGCTCGGTGACTACCTGCACGCCCGAGGGCTGAAGTTCGGCCTCTACCAGGTGCCTGTCGACAAGACCTGCGCCCAGTACTTCAACAGCTACCCGGGCGCGACCGGCAGCCAGGGCCACGAAGCACAGGACGCCAGGCAGTTCGCCGCGTGGGGCGTCGACTACCTGAAGTACGACTGGTGCTCCCCGAACGGCAGCATCAACGATCAGGTCACCACGTTCGCCAAGATGCGTGACGCGCTGGCCGCGAGCGGCCGGCAGATCGTCTACAGCATCAACCCCAACAGCATCCACGCGAAGACCGGTCCGCAGCGCAACTGGGGCGACGTGGCCAACATCTGGCGGACCACCGAGGACATCACCAACGCGTGGGACACCGGGCAGACCAACGGCTACCCGATGGGCATCCAGAACATCATCAACGTCACCGTCCCCCTGGCGCCCTACGCGCGACCGGGTTCGTTCACCGACCCGGACATGATGGAGGTCGGCCGGGGCGGCATGAACGACACCGAGATGCGCAGCCACTTCGCGATGTGGGCAGTCATGGCGTCGCCGCTGATCGCCGGCAACGACGTGCGCAACATGAACTCCGCGACGCAGACAATTCTCAAGAACGCCAACCTGGTCGCGATCAACCAGGACTCGCTCGGGCTGCAGGGCACGCAGGTCTCGTTCGACGGCACCCGTCGGGTGCTCGCCAAGCGGCTGGCCAACGGTGACGTCGCCGTCGCCCTGTTCAACCAGGGTGGCTCCACGACGACGATCTCCACCACTGCCGCCGCCGTCGGCAAGTCCGGCAGCTCGTTCACACTTGTGGAGGCCTGGAGCAACGCCACCACCACCAGCACCGGCGCCATCTCGGCAAGCGTCCCGGCGCACGGCACGGTGGTGTACCGGGTCAGCGGCGGCGACACCACCACCCCGCCGCCCACCACCACCCCGCCTCCGAGCACGTCCTTCGCGCTCGCCAGCGTGGCCTCGAACCGCTGCCTGGACGTCCCGCAGAGCAACACCACCAACGGCACCCAGCCGGTCATCTGGGACTGCAACGGGGCCGCCAACCAGCGCTGGACGGCCAACGGGCAGACCCTCCAGTCGCTCGGCAAGTGCCTGGACGCGCCCACCAACGCCGCGGCGGGCAGCAAGGTCCAGATCTGGGACTGCAACGGCGGGGCCAACCAGCGGTGGACCATCAACACCAACGGCACGATCAGCGGGGCGCAGTCCGGCCTCTGCCTCGACGTCAACAACAACGCGACCGCCAACGGCACCACGGTGATCCTCTGGTCCTGCACGGGGGCCACCAACCAGCGCTGGACCCAGCGCTAGCGGCAGTAGTGAAGGTCCGGGCCGGGGCGACGTCGCCCCGGCCCGGACCTGTGTCGTCTCGGCCGGATCGAGGCCCGCCGGGCCGTCGACCGAGTTCGCTGGACCGGGCGCGGGCCCGCGCGTCAGGTCGTGGGCGCAGCCGGCGGCCGGAGGTGACCGCCGGTCACCTTCGTGGGGGGCGGATGCGGTGCTGAGCGGTATACCTCGGAGTCATATTCATACCTCTGAGGTATACCGCTCACCGGCGCATCGACACGGCGGGCAGCCACAGCGGATGGCCACCGCCCGTCGCCGCAGCCCAGCCCCGTCTTGAGGTGGGACTCGTCGGGAACCGCGGGTCCAGGTGCTGCTGGCCCGGGGGCTGCCCGACGACTCCCCGCCGGCGGCACGTTCCACGGTGATCGACGGCCGAGATGGACGGCACCCCCGGGGCGCGCGGTACGTCCGCGACGCCCCGGGGGTGCCGGGGTGGTGAGCTGAGAGGGGACGGGTCAGCTCGCGGTGCAGGTCGGGGTGCCGGACGGGCTGGAGCCGGTGCCCTGGAAGCCGAACTCGGTGCTGGCTCCCGCGCCGACCTGGCCGTTGTAGTCGACGTTGCGGAAGTCCACGGTGCCCGACGAGCCGCTGGCCTGCGCGCTCCAGGTGTTGGTGACGGCGGTGCCCGAGGGCAGCGTGACCCGGACCGTCCAGCCCCGCAGGGCCGTCGACCCGGCGGTGACCTTGACGGTGGCGACGAAGCCGCCGTTCCAGGAGTTCAGCGACACCGAGGCCGTGCACCCGTCACCGGTCGGTGGCGGGGTGGTCGGCGGCGGGGTCGTGGGCGGCGGGGTGGTGGGCGGCGGCGTCGTCGGCGGAGGGGTCGTCGGCGGCGCGGTGGTCGGAATGGGCGTTCCGGAGTTCAGGGCGTTGAGGACGGAGGTGTACGCCGCCTTCTTGTTGCCCGAGCGGTCGAACAGCAGCGGATTGTCGTTACCGCGCCAGGAGTCGCTGTCCCGCACACCCCACACGGTGATGCCTGTGCAGCGGGAGATGGCCATGCAGGCCCGGGTGACCTGGGCGTAGGCGTTGGCCTGGTTGGAGCCCTGGGTGATGTCCAGCTCGGTGATCTGCACGTCGACGCCGAGGTCGGCGAAGCGCTGCAGGTTGGCCTGGTAGTCGCCGGGCACCGAGGTGCCCAGGTGGGACTGGAAGCCGACGCAGTCGATCGGCACGCCGCGGGACTTGAAGTCGCGCACCATGTTGTAGATGCCCGTGGACTTCGCGTTGATCCCGTCGGTGTTGTAGTCGTTGTAGCAGAGCTTCGCGCCCGGGTCGGCGGCGCGGGCGGCGCGGAACGCCGCCTCGATCCAGTCGTTGCCGGTGCGCTGCAGGTTCGAGTCGCGCCGTCCCCCGCTGCCACCGTCGGCGAACGCCTCGTTCACCACGTCCCAGGCGTAGATCTTGCCCCGGAAGTGGGTGGCGACCTGCGTGACGTGGTTGATCGCGGCGTTGCGCAGCGCGGTGCCGGACATGCCCTGCGCCCAGCCCGGCTGCTGCTGGTACCACAGCAGCGTGTGACCGCGGACCAGCATGCCGTGCGACTGGGCGTGGGCGACGATCTGGTCGCCACCGGAGTAGGTGAACCGGCCCTGCTGCGGCTCGGTGGCGTCCCACTTCATCTCGTTCTCGGGAGTGAGCTGGTTGAACTCCCGGTTCACGATGCCTGCGAACTGACTGTCCGACAGCTTGAAGGCGGGTACCGCGGCGCCGTAGTAGCGGCCCTTCTCGGCCGCCGAGGCGCCCAGGGTGGTGCCGGCGTTGGCGGCCGAGGTCATCGCCACCGTCGCGGCGACGGCCGCGAGGGTGGCCGCGATCGGCACCAGCGCCCGACGGCCCCGGAACCGGGGTCGTGGAGCGTCTTCGTCGGGGATCTTGTCCATGGGGTTCTGCCTTTCGAGATGGTGGCGGCCGGAGTCGGGGGATCGGCCTGTCCAACCGGTGGTGGGTTGCCGTCGGAAACGGGTTCGGGGCGGGTGTGGAGGGACCCCGGGTGGCCGACAGGCGGCCGACGGCGATGGCCTGAGGGCGGACGTCACGATGCGAGCTGTCGCGTGCGCGGACGCGGGAACACGGCGTACGCCGGACAGGTGTGGCTCGGACAGGTCACCGACCGTCGACCGGGTCGCGGGACCCGATGCCCTTCGAGGTGTCGGTAACTCCGAACGGGAGGGACGTGCCCTCGACTCCTTGGCGGAACATAGCATGTTATCGATAACATGCTCAAGGCGAGTGGCGACCGGGCAGCGAGGGCCGACGGCGATGACGCCCACGAGGTGGTTCTCGGGCGTTGTCGCTGACAGTGGCCGGCACGGCGGGCTTGTCGGTTGGCCCCGGGGACGGGGTGCACGCGACAGTCGGTCACAGGTGGTGGAGTTTGGTCCGACGTATCTCGCCGGAAATGGGCCCTAACGATGCCACAACATGGCTGTAAGACCTTGGCAACATGAGTGTGACCATGGCAAGGTAACGCCTGATCGCAGGAAACATCCGATCTATCGCGCAAGGCGCTGCGGGTGTGGACCCGTGGGTGACTTCCTGGGAGGTCCGGTTGCTGAGAAGTGCGTTGTTCGCCGGTGCAGACGCCTGTGAAACCGGGGGCACAGTGGAGGAAGGTCGGGTCCGACGATGAGTGCTGTCGAGGCAACGGCGGACGCCCGGGGCGGCGCGCTCAACGACTGGTTGCGGGAGCGCATCTCCCACGCGCTCTCCGAGTTCACCGCGGCCACCGCGCTCGTCGTCCTGTTCATCGCGTTGAGTTTCGCCAGTCCCTACTTCCTGACGGCGGACAACCTGTTCAACATCGGCGCGCAGACCGCGGTGATCGCCATCATCGCCGCCGCGCAGACGATGGTCATCATCACCCGGGGCATCGACCTGTCGGTCGGGTCGGTCGCCGCGCTCGCCGGTGTGGCGGGAGCGATGGTCGTCCGTGACCTGGGTTTCCCACTCCTCGCGGCGACGGCGGTCGCGATCGGCGTCGGCGCCCTGGCCGGGCTGCTCAACGGGCTGCTGGTGACCGTCGCCCGGATACCCCCGTTCATCGCGACGCTCGGCACGATGTCGGTCGGCCGGGGCCTTGTCTTCATCATGACCGGGGCGGTCGGCGTCTACGGTCTGCCCCGGTCGTTCCAGCTGCTCGGCAACGGGGAGATCATCGGCATCCCGTTCGCCGTGGTGATCACCGCGGTGGTCGCCGTCGGGGTCGCGTTCCTGCTCTCGCAGACCCGCTTCGGGCAGTACACCTACGCGATGGGTTCCAACCTGGAAGCCGCGCGCCGCTCGGGCATCGCGGTGGGCCGGAACCTGACCTACGTGTACGTCCTGGCGGGTGTGCTCGTCGGTCTGGGCGGCATGATCGCCGCCTCCCGGGTCAACTCGGGTCAGCCGAACTACGGCATCTCGTTGGAACTCGACGTCATCGCCGCAGCGGTCATCGGCGGCGCGAGCCTGTTCGGGGGGCAGGGCCGGATCGTCGGGACCATCATCGGCGCCTTCCTCATCGCCCTGGTCCGCAACGGCGCCGTCCTGCTCGACATCAGCATCCACTACCAGCAGGTGATCGTCGGCCTGATCATCTGGGCCGCCGTCTACTTCGACCAGTACCGCCGTCGGCGGCTGGAGTCACGGGGCTGACATGCCGTTTCCGGAGTTCGACAGAGGAAGGACGCACACCATGTCACACACCACCACCAGCCGACGGCCACGAGGGCGTCTCCTGCGCGCACAGGTCATCCTCGCCGCCGCCGCGGCGACCGCTCTGCTCGGCGCGTGCGGCGGAGTCGAGGTCCGCGACGGAGGTGACGGCGCGTCCAAGGACGCGAGCGGTCCGCTGAAGCTCGCCGTCGTGCCGAAGGCGGTCGGGGCCGACTACTGGAACACGGTGAAGGCGGGCGCCGAGTGCGCCGCGCAGCGCGCCGGTGACGTCACGGTCCAGTGGGACGGGGTGACGACCGAGACCGACGTCGAGGGTCAGGTCAACCTCATCCAGAACTTCGTCACCAAGAAGGTCGACGGCATCGTCTACGCGGCGACCGACTCCAGCGCGCTGGCGCCCGCGACCGACCAGGCGCTCGCCGCGAAGATTCCGGTCGCGATGATCGACTCCGGCACCAGCCCGCAGCCGTCGGGCGTGCCCCTCTTCGCCACCGACAACCGCGCGTCGGCCACCGAGGCGGCGAAGTTGCTCGCCACCGAACTGGGCCCCGGCAACCACCAGGTCGCCCTGGTCGAGTTCCAGCCCGGCTCGCAGACCAACACCGAGCGGGTCGACGGGTTCAAGGCCGGCCTCGCGCAGTTCCCCAATCTGAAGCTGGTCGGCCAGCAGCCCAGCCGTAGCGATGTCAACGAGGCCCGGCGGGTCACCGAGAACATCCTCACCGCGAACCCGAACCTCGCCGGCATCTTCGCGGCTAACGAGCCGAGTGTGCTCGGCGCCGCGCAGGCCATTCAGGCGGCGGGCAAGTCCGGCAAGGTGGTCATCATCGGATGGGACGCCGCTCCGGACGAGGTCGCTGGGCTGCGCAGCGGCCAGATCTCCGCGCTTGTCGTGCAGAACCCGTTCAAGATGGGCTACTTCGGCGTCGACAAGATGGTCAAGCACCTCCGGGACAAGGCGCCGCTGGCGTCGGCGGACACCGG from Micromonospora lupini harbors:
- a CDS encoding ABC transporter permease, whose amino-acid sequence is MRVAERRPLPLRIRTDGIAPIVALLVVLLILVAFVQPDFLAPSSLMSFLGRSAPIILLAAGQYFVIVCGEFDLSVGSLVTAQVVVAARLIDSDPSRTWPVVVLLLAGGALVGLVNGLVTTVLRVPSFITTLGMFLILVGAVYLWSDGAPKGGLSEEFRRFGRRAIEDVPLLGRIPYALLVLVVVAAVAVVLTRSDFGRTLVAVGDNPRTAELSGVRVVRTKTIAFMLSGLAAAVAAILLGGYSGVSFQAGVGLEFGAITAVVLGGVALGGGRGSVVGAMLGALTLETLFALMNFTGVSGALRSTVQGVIILLAVAVSSLRSSSSR
- a CDS encoding substrate-binding domain-containing protein; translated protein: MRRSMTALAAVSVLVLAGCATDEPTASPSGTASAAAGSGTGEQSKFFVQADYDNELALLDAAPTGPADKPWEQVLNPKMVDTAKYRKPGKHKICFSNAALNNPWRQVGFKTMQAEVEAQRSRISEFVHVDAEGKDQKQIADINDLLGKKCDALIVSPNTTATLTPAVEAACQAGLPVVVFDRGVNTTCPVTFINPVGGYGFGHVGAEFVSQKMKPGGKVLALRILPGVDVLETRWSAAKIALDKAKVNVVGVEFTDGDPAKTKKIVNDYIQRYGTIDGVWMDAGAVAVAAVEAFQDAGKPVPPMNGEDQLDFLKLWKDKKLTAIAPTYPTYQWRTPIIAALSILDGTQVSNPWKLPQPTITQDNLDQYLDASMPPLHYAMCGCTDLPGYPQRWK
- a CDS encoding sugar phosphate isomerase/epimerase family protein, with the protein product MYAIGVNPWVWASPVDDEALAELIPRIASFGFDAVELPIEQPGDWDPARTRDLLAAHGLVAVGVCAVTPPGRDLVDAAPAVVESTVAYLMGCVASAAAVGAPCVGGPVYAAVGRTWRMSPAERAACYADFRRALTPVAERAGECGVSIGVEALNRYETSVVNTIEQTVDLIDGLPANVGIMIDTYHMNIEESDPYAALALAGPHIKHVQVSGTDRGAPGADHFDWPRFFTVLRGTGYQGAVCIESFTADNATIATAASIWRPLAASQDRLAIDGLHHLRKVVA
- a CDS encoding RICIN domain-containing protein, which encodes MSVPSTISVARRLLAGAAAAAVTALVAVTASASPALAATTTLYASPNGTGTTCTSAQPCSLTAAQTAVRSLNSTMSGDIVVELADGVYRLAAPFRLTAADSGNNGYQVIWRAAASARPTISGARAVTGWSLVDSGKNIWRASVPAGIDSRQLYVNGAIATRARTAVNRSDFTFTTSGMRFSNSALSYLNNVGNQNRVEVESVGSFTDRYSPVQSISGNFLTMQQPAWNNNTFGFDTLSRPHRAGPFYLANAYEFLDSPGEWYLNPGSGQLNYIPLSGQNMSSVSVELPQLQSLVNVGGTYDAPAHHISFSGITFTGTSWLGPSGSNGFADQQTGAHIVGTWARPSDALTSCQEGCPLFEATRPSWAQMPAAVQVSAANTIAFSDSQFVNLGQTAIGIGNDANAHASGVGLGVNNITVTRSEIARNSAGGVVVGGVRADAHHPSDQRMVNRNVTISNNRVHDLGLEYRGVVSILTTYVNTSLVSHNEVYNMPYTGMSVGYGWGANDAGGSQHYANRGLYNYQPRYSTATTAANNQVIGNYVHDVMQQMTDGGCIYTLSANPGGLISENYCLRTNGWFGLYFDEGSRYYTARNNVFSSVGTWATANYYYAENMGNFTVTNNWSTSSGTNVTNGDRGNVVNSNVTVSNGNWPSGAQTVISSAGVQSGGSTNPQNVQLVGVQSGRCAEIGNSSTTNGTQAQIWDCISGAANQRWTQTASRQLMVYGTKCLDASGQGTANGTAVVIWDCNGQANQQWNVNANGTITGAQSGLCLDANGAGTANGTKLILWACNGGTNQQWQLRS
- a CDS encoding glycoside hydrolase family 27 protein, with translation MKRNVRARYWGRAAAAGLLVAAALVGLRAPGAQALENGVARTPPMGWNSWNSFGCNINEGLIRQTADAMVSNGMRDLGYQYVVVDDCWFNPNRDSSGNLQGDPTRFPSGMKALGDYLHARGLKFGLYQVPVDKTCAQYFNSYPGATGSQGHEAQDARQFAAWGVDYLKYDWCSPNGSINDQVTTFAKMRDALAASGRQIVYSINPNSIHAKTGPQRNWGDVANIWRTTEDITNAWDTGQTNGYPMGIQNIINVTVPLAPYARPGSFTDPDMMEVGRGGMNDTEMRSHFAMWAVMASPLIAGNDVRNMNSATQTILKNANLVAINQDSLGLQGTQVSFDGTRRVLAKRLANGDVAVALFNQGGSTTTISTTAAAVGKSGSSFTLVEAWSNATTTSTGAISASVPAHGTVVYRVSGGDTTTPPPTTTPPPSTSFALASVASNRCLDVPQSNTTNGTQPVIWDCNGAANQRWTANGQTLQSLGKCLDAPTNAAAGSKVQIWDCNGGANQRWTINTNGTISGAQSGLCLDVNNNATANGTTVILWSCTGATNQRWTQR
- a CDS encoding endo-1,4-beta-xylanase codes for the protein MDKIPDEDAPRPRFRGRRALVPIAATLAAVAATVAMTSAANAGTTLGASAAEKGRYYGAAVPAFKLSDSQFAGIVNREFNQLTPENEMKWDATEPQQGRFTYSGGDQIVAHAQSHGMLVRGHTLLWYQQQPGWAQGMSGTALRNAAINHVTQVATHFRGKIYAWDVVNEAFADGGSGGRRDSNLQRTGNDWIEAAFRAARAADPGAKLCYNDYNTDGINAKSTGIYNMVRDFKSRGVPIDCVGFQSHLGTSVPGDYQANLQRFADLGVDVQITELDITQGSNQANAYAQVTRACMAISRCTGITVWGVRDSDSWRGNDNPLLFDRSGNKKAAYTSVLNALNSGTPIPTTAPPTTPPPTTPPPTTPPPTTPPPTTPPPTGDGCTASVSLNSWNGGFVATVKVTAGSTALRGWTVRVTLPSGTAVTNTWSAQASGSSGTVDFRNVDYNGQVGAGASTEFGFQGTGSSPSGTPTCTAS
- a CDS encoding ABC transporter permease, producing the protein MSAVEATADARGGALNDWLRERISHALSEFTAATALVVLFIALSFASPYFLTADNLFNIGAQTAVIAIIAAAQTMVIITRGIDLSVGSVAALAGVAGAMVVRDLGFPLLAATAVAIGVGALAGLLNGLLVTVARIPPFIATLGTMSVGRGLVFIMTGAVGVYGLPRSFQLLGNGEIIGIPFAVVITAVVAVGVAFLLSQTRFGQYTYAMGSNLEAARRSGIAVGRNLTYVYVLAGVLVGLGGMIAASRVNSGQPNYGISLELDVIAAAVIGGASLFGGQGRIVGTIIGAFLIALVRNGAVLLDISIHYQQVIVGLIIWAAVYFDQYRRRRLESRG